In a genomic window of Flammeovirga agarivorans:
- a CDS encoding DsbA family protein encodes MKLIYIMDPQCGWCYGNSDNIKKVVEAYPELDFELMVGGMWVGEQAPAGGEALHGFIQKNSPVMEKKTGALVSTEFYELTKDESYTFSSFEPCLAISWVKKNAPEKTLEFASELQKAQFYFGQRFDDFKTYIAILQKLGIDPQPFMDSWGNEENQKETIEEINQSRKMAAGFPSLFIDTTATIEKLAAGYFDADEMIDQIYAFTV; translated from the coding sequence ATGAAACTTATATATATAATGGACCCCCAATGCGGGTGGTGTTATGGTAATAGTGATAACATCAAAAAAGTTGTAGAAGCTTACCCTGAGTTGGATTTTGAACTTATGGTCGGAGGAATGTGGGTTGGTGAGCAAGCACCTGCAGGAGGAGAGGCTTTACATGGATTCATTCAAAAAAACTCTCCTGTAATGGAGAAGAAAACAGGGGCATTGGTTTCTACAGAATTTTACGAGCTGACAAAGGATGAATCGTATACCTTCTCTAGCTTTGAACCTTGTTTAGCGATCTCTTGGGTAAAGAAAAATGCTCCTGAAAAGACTTTGGAGTTTGCCTCGGAATTACAAAAAGCTCAATTCTATTTCGGTCAGCGTTTTGATGATTTTAAAACGTACATTGCCATTTTACAAAAACTGGGCATAGATCCTCAACCATTTATGGATTCTTGGGGTAATGAAGAGAATCAGAAAGAGACGATCGAGGAAATCAATCAGTCAAGGAAAATGGCAGCAGGTTTTCCAAGCTTGTTTATTGATACTACAGCTACCATCGAAAAATTAGCTGCAGGGTACTTCGATGCCGATGAAATGATTGATCAAATTTATGCATTCACAGTATAA
- a CDS encoding SDR family oxidoreductase yields MSLEGKKVVITGGTSGIGRCMLSQFLMSKAEVVFCGQEKDLVNEINKTTLAKGITVDLTLQNDIDTFCQFVDEQLESVDILINNAGYVIVAPLEELSRQDFEKMYAINVIAPAMITKYFLPQFRSRKEGDIINIGATGGGYGFPQGAAYASSKAALANFSQTLIKEVRKEGIRVFHVDPSWTTGTNNNNKGGKIPLDEEQLTAEDVASAVINQLLLPRRSFIPNMSIWATNP; encoded by the coding sequence ATGAGTTTAGAAGGTAAAAAAGTGGTGATTACGGGTGGTACTTCTGGTATTGGCCGTTGCATGCTTTCGCAATTCTTGATGTCAAAAGCAGAGGTTGTTTTCTGCGGACAGGAAAAAGACCTTGTTAATGAGATCAATAAGACGACTTTAGCAAAAGGTATTACAGTAGATCTAACATTACAGAATGATATTGATACTTTCTGCCAGTTTGTTGATGAACAGTTAGAGAGTGTTGATATTCTTATTAATAATGCCGGTTATGTAATTGTTGCACCATTAGAAGAACTATCCAGGCAAGACTTTGAGAAAATGTATGCAATCAATGTCATTGCACCTGCCATGATCACAAAATACTTTTTACCTCAATTTCGATCAAGAAAAGAAGGTGATATAATTAATATAGGAGCGACAGGTGGTGGATATGGTTTTCCTCAAGGAGCAGCTTATGCTTCTAGTAAAGCCGCTTTAGCTAATTTCTCTCAAACTTTGATAAAAGAAGTTCGTAAAGAAGGAATCAGAGTTTTTCATGTTGACCCTAGTTGGACGACTGGAACTAATAACAATAATAAAGGAGGGAAAATACCTTTGGATGAAGAACAACTCACAGCGGAGGATGTTGCATCAGCCGTTATAAATCAGTTGTTGTTACCTCGGAGAAGTTTCATTCCCAATATGAGTATATGGGCAACGAATCCCTAA
- a CDS encoding SusC/RagA family TonB-linked outer membrane protein, whose amino-acid sequence MIKLLPLTKESFVGALIVMFSFFLSTSVIAQQRTIKGTVVDETGSPLPGVAVVIQGTTQGTTTDFDGKFAIDLNETAKFLEFSYIGYQKKVAEIGTTTNFDIALDVDAEQLEEVLVIGYGSTTKKDATGSVEAVTADSFNKGAINSPQGLLQGKVAGVQITTGGGAPGSGSTIRIRSGSSLSASNDPLIVIDGVPVDSDGVSGMRNPLNAINPADIESMTVLKDASATAIYGSRASNGVIIITTKKGATNESSINVNYNGSVSINTLNDQVDVLSADQYRQMMSGRPGEHLLGDANTNWQSEVMNTSVSTDHNVGVSGNVKGWLPYRASVGYTLDNGTLDGSSMDRTTMNLNLSPSLLDDHLKINASVKGMFVNNKFGNTGAIGSAVSYDPTQPVYDDRFPQYGGYHTWTNTSDPASGRSVNAPSNPMAMVHQNSNTSNVNRSIGNAQFDYKVHGFEDLTFKVNAGYDYSSSKGGVYEGLETSWNENNGPAGSDEKGGYVSDYTQTKRNELLDVYAQYNKEIGKHKFDVMGGYSWQHFYEDGTSVESNAYGYKTKDQTWATEYYLVSFFGRANYTFNEKYMATVTVRQDGTSRFSPNNRWGTFPSLALAWKIKEEPWMQGVTAVSDLKLRAGVGVTGQQNIGAGNYPYMPTYTVGDANSKYGFYNPTTGQWEYINTTRPEGYDENIKWEETITYNAGFDYGLFNDRVTGSLEGYYRVTNDLLNVIPVPGGSNLTNMLLTNVGSMENKGVEFSVNTKIIQKQDMHWDFGVNMTWNDSKITKLTLVDDPNYEGVKVGGIAGGTGETIQIHREGYTPYSFLVYEQIYDDNGKPIEGAYVDRNGDGVIDEKDKYIAGDPMANFYLGFSTRFMYKNWEFSMSARAQFGAQVYNNVDSNNSAYDQLYVSANNNTNNVTTDIYNTGFQTRQLHSDYYIQDANFLRIDNIMVGYNFNNLFGGKTSARVFGTVNNPCVFSNYKGVDPEIQGGIDNNMYPRPTTYMLGFNVNF is encoded by the coding sequence ATGATCAAACTTTTACCTCTAACAAAAGAGTCTTTTGTTGGTGCCCTGATCGTTATGTTCTCATTTTTCTTGAGCACTTCGGTAATTGCACAACAAAGAACTATTAAAGGAACAGTCGTAGATGAGACTGGAAGTCCTTTACCAGGTGTAGCAGTAGTTATTCAAGGTACTACACAAGGAACAACAACTGATTTTGACGGAAAATTTGCTATTGACCTTAATGAAACAGCTAAATTTTTAGAGTTTAGTTATATTGGTTATCAGAAAAAGGTAGCAGAGATTGGAACAACTACAAACTTCGATATCGCATTAGATGTTGATGCTGAGCAGTTGGAAGAAGTACTAGTAATTGGTTACGGTAGCACAACAAAAAAGGACGCTACAGGATCAGTTGAAGCAGTTACAGCAGATAGCTTTAACAAAGGTGCGATTAACTCACCTCAAGGTTTATTACAAGGTAAAGTAGCTGGTGTTCAAATCACAACAGGTGGTGGTGCTCCAGGTTCTGGATCAACTATTCGTATCCGTTCAGGTTCTTCATTATCAGCTTCTAACGATCCACTTATCGTTATTGATGGTGTACCGGTAGATTCTGATGGTGTATCAGGTATGCGTAACCCATTAAACGCAATTAACCCTGCGGATATTGAGTCAATGACCGTATTAAAAGATGCTTCTGCAACTGCTATTTATGGTTCAAGAGCATCAAACGGTGTAATTATCATCACAACAAAGAAAGGTGCTACTAACGAGTCATCTATCAATGTTAACTACAATGGTTCAGTATCAATCAATACATTAAATGATCAAGTTGATGTATTATCAGCGGACCAATACAGACAAATGATGTCAGGTAGACCAGGTGAGCATTTATTAGGAGATGCGAATACTAACTGGCAAAGCGAAGTGATGAATACTTCAGTAAGTACTGACCACAACGTAGGTGTTTCAGGTAACGTAAAAGGATGGTTACCATATAGAGCTTCAGTAGGTTATACATTAGATAATGGTACTTTAGATGGTTCTTCAATGGATCGTACTACGATGAACTTAAACTTGTCACCATCATTATTAGACGATCACTTAAAAATCAATGCCTCAGTAAAAGGTATGTTTGTGAATAACAAGTTTGGTAATACAGGTGCAATTGGTTCTGCAGTATCTTACGATCCTACGCAACCAGTATACGATGATAGATTCCCACAATATGGTGGATACCATACTTGGACAAACACAAGTGATCCAGCATCAGGTAGATCGGTAAATGCCCCTTCTAACCCAATGGCAATGGTACACCAAAACTCAAATACATCGAATGTAAACAGAAGTATTGGTAACGCACAGTTTGACTATAAAGTACACGGTTTCGAAGACCTTACTTTTAAAGTAAACGCTGGTTATGACTACTCATCTTCTAAAGGTGGTGTTTATGAAGGACTTGAGACTTCATGGAATGAAAACAACGGCCCTGCAGGTAGCGATGAGAAAGGTGGTTATGTATCTGATTACACTCAAACTAAACGTAACGAGTTATTGGATGTTTATGCGCAATACAATAAAGAAATTGGTAAGCATAAATTTGATGTAATGGGTGGTTACTCATGGCAACACTTCTACGAAGATGGTACTTCGGTAGAAAGCAACGCTTACGGTTATAAAACAAAAGATCAAACTTGGGCAACTGAGTACTACTTAGTTTCATTCTTTGGTAGAGCAAACTATACTTTCAATGAAAAGTATATGGCAACAGTTACAGTTCGTCAAGATGGTACATCTCGTTTCTCTCCAAATAACAGATGGGGTACTTTCCCTTCATTAGCTTTGGCTTGGAAAATTAAAGAAGAGCCATGGATGCAAGGAGTTACTGCAGTATCTGACTTGAAATTAAGAGCAGGTGTAGGTGTTACTGGTCAGCAAAATATTGGTGCAGGTAACTACCCTTACATGCCAACTTATACAGTAGGTGATGCTAACTCAAAGTATGGTTTCTATAACCCAACTACAGGACAATGGGAGTACATCAATACAACTCGTCCAGAAGGTTATGACGAAAACATCAAGTGGGAAGAAACAATCACATACAACGCAGGTTTCGACTACGGTTTATTTAACGATAGAGTAACAGGTTCATTAGAAGGTTACTACAGAGTAACAAACGACTTATTGAACGTTATTCCGGTACCAGGTGGTTCGAACTTAACAAACATGTTATTAACGAACGTAGGTTCAATGGAAAACAAAGGTGTTGAATTCTCTGTAAACACTAAAATTATCCAAAAGCAAGATATGCACTGGGACTTCGGTGTGAACATGACTTGGAACGATTCGAAAATTACAAAACTTACGTTAGTAGATGATCCTAACTATGAAGGTGTGAAAGTAGGTGGTATCGCAGGTGGTACTGGTGAAACTATCCAAATTCATAGAGAAGGTTACACTCCATATTCATTCTTAGTATATGAGCAAATCTATGACGATAATGGTAAGCCAATTGAAGGTGCATATGTAGATAGAAACGGTGATGGTGTTATCGATGAAAAAGATAAGTACATCGCTGGTGACCCTATGGCCAACTTCTACTTAGGTTTCTCTACTCGTTTCATGTACAAAAACTGGGAATTCAGTATGTCAGCTCGTGCACAATTTGGTGCTCAGGTGTACAACAACGTAGATTCAAACAACTCTGCATATGACCAATTGTATGTATCAGCAAACAACAACACAAACAACGTGACTACTGATATTTACAACACAGGTTTCCAAACTAGACAGTTACACTCTGATTACTATATCCAAGATGCTAACTTCTTGAGAATAGATAACATCATGGTAGGTTATAACTTCAATAACTTATTCGGAGGTAAAACAAGTGCTCGTGTATTCGGTACAGTAAATAACCCTTGTGTATTCTCAAACTATAAAGGTGTTGACCCAGAGATTCAAGGTGGTATCGATAACAACATGTATCCACGTCCAACGACTTACATGTTAGGTTTCAACGTGAACTTCTAG
- a CDS encoding RagB/SusD family nutrient uptake outer membrane protein: MNFKSIKKYIAVASIAVTAGFTSCVHQLDTVPVDPNVDTKDKVYQSVEDYNQGLAKLYAGYAVTGQQGPDGNGDLGGIDEGASQYLRRYWEAQELPTDEAINCWGDPGQPDMSTMTWSTNNTLNEALYYRIIYQISLANQFLRDAADSGFDLTRQRAEARFLRAYSYWHALDLYGNGVPKVTEENSVGSDLPEPWGAQEGRELFDYLVAELKSILDDANDEHLVDIGSSMFGQANKGVAHMLLAKLYLNAEVYIGEPHWEDAKKYTDLVVNNYMISDSEKNAVSAYQSLFVMDNYEEYNEIIFSINYFGNQTRTWGGMTYLINAATGGDMDRDMMGAPGWGGNRSMTSLQKYFDGATDERSLFFVHTDDNGNELTEIVDFTQFVQGVQVTKFRNVDSKGNPGDATFAETNFPVFRVADALLMQTEIEWRMYGSAKNDNIRLLWERAGRPTSAVPTVSAEVLLAERARELYWEGHRRQDLRRFNTFTKGTVVPTWPYKGAQTAPGGLTTVAETYEVYPIPSSEIGANPNLTQNKGY; encoded by the coding sequence ATGAATTTTAAATCAATCAAAAAATATATAGCAGTAGCATCAATTGCTGTTACTGCAGGATTCACTTCTTGTGTTCATCAGTTGGACACAGTGCCAGTAGATCCAAATGTTGATACTAAAGATAAAGTATACCAAAGTGTTGAAGATTATAATCAAGGTCTTGCAAAGTTATATGCTGGTTATGCAGTAACAGGGCAGCAAGGACCTGATGGTAACGGTGACCTTGGTGGTATTGACGAAGGTGCATCACAATACTTACGTAGATATTGGGAAGCACAAGAGTTACCAACAGATGAAGCGATTAACTGTTGGGGTGACCCAGGTCAACCAGATATGTCTACAATGACTTGGTCAACAAACAACACGCTAAATGAAGCGTTATATTACAGAATTATCTACCAAATCTCTTTAGCAAACCAATTCTTAAGAGATGCAGCAGATTCTGGTTTTGACCTAACAAGGCAAAGAGCTGAAGCAAGATTCTTAAGAGCTTATTCTTACTGGCATGCTTTAGATTTATACGGTAATGGTGTACCTAAAGTAACTGAAGAAAATTCAGTAGGGTCAGACTTACCTGAGCCTTGGGGAGCACAAGAAGGAAGAGAATTATTCGACTACTTAGTAGCTGAATTAAAGTCTATTCTTGATGATGCTAACGATGAGCACTTAGTTGATATCGGATCTAGCATGTTTGGTCAAGCAAACAAAGGTGTAGCACACATGTTATTGGCTAAGTTATACTTAAATGCTGAAGTGTATATCGGTGAGCCTCACTGGGAAGATGCTAAAAAGTATACAGATTTAGTTGTAAACAACTACATGATTTCTGATTCAGAGAAAAATGCTGTTTCTGCTTACCAATCATTATTCGTAATGGATAACTACGAAGAGTACAATGAGATCATCTTCTCAATTAACTACTTCGGTAACCAAACTCGTACTTGGGGTGGTATGACTTATCTAATCAATGCTGCGACTGGTGGTGATATGGATAGAGATATGATGGGTGCTCCAGGTTGGGGTGGTAACAGATCTATGACTTCATTACAGAAGTACTTTGATGGAGCTACAGATGAAAGATCATTATTCTTTGTACACACAGATGATAATGGTAATGAATTAACAGAAATTGTTGATTTCACTCAATTTGTTCAAGGTGTTCAGGTAACTAAATTCAGAAATGTAGATTCAAAAGGTAATCCTGGTGATGCTACTTTCGCAGAAACAAACTTCCCTGTATTCCGTGTAGCAGATGCATTATTAATGCAAACTGAGATTGAATGGAGAATGTACGGTTCAGCTAAGAATGATAACATCAGACTTTTATGGGAAAGAGCTGGTCGTCCGACGTCTGCAGTTCCAACTGTAAGTGCTGAAGTATTATTAGCAGAAAGAGCAAGAGAATTATACTGGGAAGGACATAGACGTCAAGACCTTAGAAGATTTAATACTTTTACAAAAGGTACAGTTGTTCCAACATGGCCATACAAAGGTGCTCAAACAGCTCCAGGTGGTTTAACAACAGTTGCTGAAACTTATGAGGTATACCCAATTCCTTCATCAGAAATTGGAGCTAACCCTAATTTGACGCAAAACAAAGGATACTAG
- a CDS encoding SusE domain-containing protein, translated as MKKTLSILMIFMAFFSCRERELTQTGNPEDYVSPEFTKVPDTEKLYIFTEETSGDAFETLEWSAADFGAATEYNYQIIASIEGYDAESVVTLVSGSATSVEISQKELNDAIMYITGALSEGMVTEENVTLNIKAFIGDFPTGSGVVSSAKPANANVYPYFTPSLPGNRMYVRGDHQGWTEGDETTILGSEEEEGGPYTGYMYLNENFKVSTGATWNGGDNYGQDGEWDNQGNGIKTAISTDGGDIKVTPGPGFYFMNTNGSSSLFIEQLVFSVKGTAVPNGEIVMDYDATNRYLYANVDFVDGSFTFYATDEHNFGKGDMDGITVIGGEPIEVKAGNKMVILDLKNPGTYIYYYQGAIEITAPVLTPLTTTEYVLAKEDKDEAIEAISWSAAVFGEEELDKYQLLLGSQVLYEGTDLTTTLTVAELNAAALKNGGEAGKSLVHSLRVVAMFTEGSKLESELLELTITPYLAFQEYLYMIGGYNGWSFNEDDVVNLKDQEGNYSAWVWLDQADADNGFKFTTVDNWNDGTNYGYASDNKLSTDGGAGNIPVGATNHYDVKMNTESLTYELVPLKWGLIGAATPGEWDTDSEMTLDEGTKTWTWTGDLTHGEYKFRANNEWAYNLGASDTDGVVVFDGPNMVNEDPGNYTITLTYDVDTDTFSMTKVQN; from the coding sequence ATGAAAAAAACATTATCAATCTTAATGATCTTCATGGCATTCTTTTCTTGCCGTGAGAGAGAGTTAACTCAAACTGGTAATCCAGAGGATTATGTAAGTCCTGAGTTTACAAAAGTTCCTGACACAGAAAAACTGTACATATTTACAGAAGAAACTTCAGGAGATGCATTTGAAACATTGGAGTGGTCTGCTGCTGATTTTGGTGCTGCAACAGAATACAACTACCAAATTATAGCTTCAATTGAAGGATATGATGCAGAGTCAGTAGTTACGCTAGTAAGTGGTAGTGCTACTTCTGTTGAGATTTCTCAAAAAGAGTTGAATGATGCCATCATGTATATTACAGGTGCGTTGTCAGAAGGTATGGTTACAGAAGAAAATGTAACATTAAATATTAAAGCATTTATCGGTGATTTCCCTACAGGTTCTGGTGTAGTATCTTCAGCTAAGCCTGCAAATGCTAATGTTTACCCTTATTTTACTCCTTCATTACCTGGTAACAGAATGTATGTTCGTGGTGATCACCAAGGTTGGACTGAAGGTGATGAAACAACAATTTTAGGTTCAGAAGAAGAGGAAGGTGGACCATATACTGGTTACATGTACTTAAATGAAAACTTTAAGGTGTCAACAGGTGCAACTTGGAACGGTGGTGATAACTACGGTCAAGATGGTGAGTGGGATAACCAAGGTAATGGTATCAAAACTGCAATTTCAACAGATGGAGGAGATATTAAAGTAACTCCAGGTCCTGGTTTCTACTTCATGAATACAAATGGATCTTCATCATTATTTATTGAGCAACTAGTATTCTCAGTGAAAGGTACTGCAGTTCCAAATGGTGAAATTGTAATGGACTATGATGCGACAAACCGTTACTTATATGCAAATGTAGACTTCGTAGATGGTTCATTTACTTTCTATGCTACAGATGAGCACAACTTTGGTAAAGGCGACATGGATGGTATTACTGTAATTGGTGGTGAGCCAATTGAAGTAAAAGCAGGTAACAAAATGGTTATTCTTGACCTTAAAAACCCAGGTACGTATATTTACTACTACCAAGGTGCGATTGAAATCACTGCTCCAGTTCTTACTCCATTAACAACAACTGAGTATGTTCTTGCGAAAGAAGACAAAGATGAAGCAATTGAAGCTATTTCTTGGTCTGCAGCTGTATTTGGAGAAGAGGAACTTGATAAGTACCAGTTGTTATTAGGGTCACAAGTATTGTATGAAGGAACAGACTTAACAACTACTTTGACTGTAGCTGAATTAAATGCAGCAGCACTTAAAAATGGTGGTGAAGCAGGTAAATCTTTAGTTCACTCTTTACGAGTAGTGGCAATGTTTACTGAAGGCTCAAAACTAGAGTCTGAATTATTAGAATTGACAATCACTCCTTACTTAGCTTTTCAAGAGTACTTATATATGATCGGTGGTTACAACGGTTGGAGCTTTAATGAAGATGATGTTGTTAACCTAAAAGATCAAGAAGGTAATTACTCTGCATGGGTATGGCTAGATCAAGCAGATGCTGATAATGGCTTTAAATTTACTACAGTAGATAACTGGAATGATGGTACTAACTATGGTTATGCTTCTGACAATAAATTATCAACTGATGGTGGAGCTGGTAATATCCCAGTAGGAGCTACAAACCATTATGATGTTAAAATGAACACTGAATCATTAACATATGAATTAGTTCCATTAAAATGGGGATTAATTGGTGCAGCAACTCCTGGTGAGTGGGATACTGATTCAGAAATGACATTAGATGAAGGTACTAAAACTTGGACTTGGACTGGAGATTTAACTCATGGTGAGTACAAGTTTAGAGCTAACAATGAATGGGCATATAACTTAGGTGCTTCAGACACTGATGGTGTTGTTGTTTTTGACGGACCAAATATGGTAAATGAAGACCCAGGTAACTATACTATTACGTTAACTTATGATGTTGATACTGATACATTCAGTATGACAAAAGTTCAGAACTAA
- a CDS encoding GNAT family N-acetyltransferase translates to MINITKATTNQQLKHIEVLAKEIWNEHYVKIIGQEQVDYMLDKFQSFSAMEVQVENGLEYYTLSFNNKLAGYLAFKEESDQLFLSKIYVLAALRGNKIAKHGMNYVVSQAQQRGKGGIRLTVNKYNEGAIKAYAKMGFEKIDDVVADIGKGYVMDDFVLLKKID, encoded by the coding sequence ATGATAAACATAACAAAAGCAACCACTAATCAACAACTCAAACATATAGAGGTCTTGGCAAAGGAAATTTGGAATGAGCATTATGTCAAGATTATCGGGCAGGAACAAGTTGACTACATGTTGGACAAGTTTCAGTCTTTTTCTGCTATGGAAGTACAAGTAGAAAACGGATTGGAATATTATACCTTATCATTCAATAATAAACTGGCAGGGTATCTTGCTTTTAAAGAAGAAAGTGATCAATTGTTCCTTTCTAAAATTTATGTATTAGCAGCTTTGAGAGGGAATAAAATTGCAAAACATGGAATGAACTACGTGGTTTCCCAAGCACAGCAAAGAGGTAAAGGGGGAATACGACTAACCGTCAATAAATATAACGAGGGAGCGATAAAAGCCTATGCAAAAATGGGGTTTGAAAAAATAGATGATGTCGTTGCAGACATAGGAAAGGGCTATGTTATGGATGATTTTGTATTACTTAAGAAAATTGATTGA
- a CDS encoding peroxiredoxin, with amino-acid sequence MSLVNKPAPLFTAGAVINGEEIVEDFSLEQYIGKKEVVLFFYPKDFTFVCPTEILAFQELLPEFEKRNVQVIGVSTDTEETHLAWLLTPKAEGGIEGVTYPLVADAAKTIAMNYGVLGGEYTFDEDTAQWSFEGAPIALRGTFLIDKAGNVRHQVINDFPLGRNIEDTLRMVDALQFTEKHGEVCPANWEEGKDSMKPTREGVADYLSNH; translated from the coding sequence ATGTCATTAGTGAACAAACCAGCTCCATTATTCACTGCAGGTGCTGTAATCAATGGTGAAGAGATCGTTGAAGACTTCTCATTAGAGCAATATATCGGTAAGAAGGAAGTAGTATTATTCTTCTACCCGAAAGACTTCACTTTCGTTTGTCCAACTGAAATCTTAGCATTCCAAGAATTATTACCAGAATTCGAGAAAAGAAACGTACAAGTAATTGGTGTTTCTACTGATACTGAAGAAACTCACTTAGCATGGTTATTAACACCAAAAGCTGAAGGTGGTATCGAAGGTGTTACTTATCCATTAGTAGCTGATGCTGCTAAAACTATTGCTATGAACTATGGCGTATTAGGTGGTGAGTATACTTTTGACGAAGATACTGCACAATGGTCTTTCGAAGGTGCTCCTATCGCATTAAGAGGTACTTTCTTAATTGACAAAGCTGGTAACGTTAGACACCAAGTAATTAATGATTTCCCTCTAGGTCGTAACATCGAAGATACGTTACGTATGGTAGATGCTTTACAATTCACTGAAAAGCATGGTGAAGTTTGTCCTGCAAACTGGGAAGAAGGTAAAGATTCAATGAAACCAACTCGCGAAGGTGTAGCTGATTATTTATCAAATCACTAA
- a CDS encoding Lrp/AsnC ligand binding domain-containing protein translates to MEKIPEIDHVDIKILSELLKDAKTPYTEIAERIFVSGGTVHVRMKKMEKMGIVKGSTLDLDFSKLGYDITSFLGIYLEKSSLYEQVCTELAKIPEILNLHYTTGDWSIFVRLACRDTNHLRQVIQDKVQSIGGITRTETFISLEEKFNRPLAFDEIDMMEETEE, encoded by the coding sequence ATGGAAAAAATACCTGAAATTGATCATGTCGATATTAAAATTCTCTCAGAATTGTTGAAAGATGCGAAAACTCCTTACACAGAAATCGCTGAGAGAATCTTCGTTTCGGGCGGAACAGTTCATGTTCGTATGAAGAAAATGGAGAAGATGGGAATCGTAAAAGGTTCGACATTAGATCTAGATTTTTCTAAACTTGGTTACGACATCACTTCATTCTTGGGAATTTATTTAGAGAAAAGTAGTTTGTACGAACAAGTTTGTACAGAGCTAGCAAAAATTCCTGAAATTTTGAACTTACATTATACTACAGGTGACTGGAGTATTTTTGTTAGATTAGCTTGTAGAGACACGAATCATTTAAGACAAGTCATCCAAGATAAGGTTCAAAGTATTGGAGGGATTACAAGAACAGAAACGTTTATATCATTAGAAGAAAAGTTCAATAGACCACTTGCATTCGACGAGATCGATATGATGGAAGAAACAGAAGAATAG